One genomic region from Candidatus Poribacteria bacterium encodes:
- a CDS encoding sugar phosphate nucleotidyltransferase, translating to MEAIILCGGLATRLGEAAKTVPKVLLEIAGKTVLEWQIRLLMEVGVTKVVLASGHLHDVLYEQVGDNYAGMCIRYAKEEKRLGTGGAIQNAMKQIGTSPFFVLNGDILIADFSLRGLLDRFHEGMAGVLLSVHVADIRPYGEIVSDGDGKIQAFREKQPTWRAGYVNSGVYLFNQSIADAFPNGQEIFSMERDVFPSVSNLYTLQTDADWIDIGVPERLAYAREHFTGL from the coding sequence ATGGAAGCCATCATTCTGTGTGGCGGTCTTGCGACACGACTCGGTGAGGCAGCAAAAACGGTGCCTAAGGTTTTGTTGGAGATCGCCGGGAAAACGGTGCTGGAGTGGCAGATCCGATTGTTGATGGAGGTAGGCGTTACCAAGGTCGTCCTCGCGTCTGGGCACCTACACGATGTGCTTTATGAGCAGGTGGGTGACAATTACGCCGGAATGTGCATCCGTTATGCCAAAGAGGAGAAAAGACTCGGTACTGGCGGCGCGATTCAAAACGCGATGAAACAGATTGGGACATCGCCCTTTTTTGTTTTAAATGGTGATATTCTGATCGCGGACTTTTCGCTGCGGGGGTTGTTAGATCGCTTTCACGAGGGAATGGCGGGAGTGCTTTTGAGTGTGCATGTTGCAGACATCCGTCCTTATGGTGAAATCGTCTCGGACGGTGATGGAAAGATTCAGGCGTTTCGTGAGAAACAGCCTACCTGGCGTGCTGGGTATGTCAACAGTGGGGTCTATCTTTTCAATCAAAGCATTGCTGACGCATTTCCGAACGGGCAGGAAATTTTCTCTATGGAACGAGACGTTTTTCCGTCCGTTTCTAATCTCTATACGTTGCAAACGGATGCGGACTGGATTGATATAGGTGTCCCTGAGCGGTTGGCGTACGCGCGTGAGCATTTCACGGGTTTGTAG
- a CDS encoding phytanoyl-CoA dioxygenase family protein: MKLTQEQCETFATQGVLIVKNALTDADLQPVIDEISDWISERALALKQEGKIENLYEDEPFDKRFGMLLAQSGDMAGGLDIMHYRGKAIFEFLKNDNLLDVVEGIVGPEITCNPIQHLRAKPPVIDGNASWAGGVPWHQDAGVMMPEAEDSIIITCWLPLGDSTVEMGCLQALPGITEDIGYLIHQKEGGTMIKPELMPEVEPLMLECYRGDVIILSRFTPHRSEPNTSDRCRWSLDLRYQTTGHHTGRTAHPDFIVRSRENPESVLSEHQEWCDLWIDAYENPRGFAGHRSV; encoded by the coding sequence ATGAAACTCACGCAAGAGCAGTGTGAAACCTTTGCGACACAGGGTGTCCTAATCGTCAAAAATGCTTTGACTGACGCGGATCTACAGCCCGTAATTGACGAAATTTCGGATTGGATTTCGGAACGCGCCCTTGCCTTAAAACAGGAAGGTAAAATCGAGAACCTGTATGAAGATGAACCTTTCGACAAGCGGTTCGGAATGTTACTTGCACAGTCCGGCGACATGGCAGGCGGATTGGATATTATGCACTACCGCGGCAAAGCCATCTTTGAATTCCTGAAGAACGATAACCTTTTAGATGTTGTTGAAGGAATCGTTGGACCGGAGATTACCTGTAATCCGATACAGCATCTGCGTGCGAAACCGCCCGTTATAGATGGGAACGCGAGTTGGGCAGGCGGTGTCCCGTGGCATCAGGATGCTGGTGTTATGATGCCGGAGGCTGAAGATTCCATTATCATCACGTGTTGGCTTCCGTTGGGTGATAGCACAGTAGAGATGGGGTGCCTCCAGGCATTGCCCGGTATTACTGAAGATATAGGGTATCTGATCCATCAGAAAGAGGGTGGCACAATGATCAAGCCGGAGTTAATGCCGGAAGTCGAACCGCTCATGCTGGAATGTTACCGCGGCGATGTCATCATATTAAGTCGTTTTACACCACATCGTTCGGAACCGAACACGTCTGACCGGTGCCGTTGGTCATTGGATTTGCGCTATCAGACAACAGGACATCACACCGGGCGGACAGCGCATCCTGATTTCATTGTGCGTAGCCGCGAAAATCCTGAAAGTGTCCTATCCGAACACCAAGAGTGGTGTGATTTGTGGATAGATGCTTATGAAAATCCTCGCGGCTTCGCAGGACATAGGTCGGTGTAA